One Ensifer adhaerens genomic window, CGCCGCCAGAGCTTCCCAGAGGTATTGAAGGATGTGGACTGGTTTCAAGGGGATTTCAACGACCCATCAAGTTTAGCCGCGGCGATTGAGGGTTGTGATGTTGTCTTTCATCTTGTGAATGCTACGACGCCCGCGAGCGCGAACGTCGACAAGGTGGCGGATGTCAGGTTGAACGTCACCGGATCCCTTCAAATGCTGGAAGTGTGCAGAGCGCAGAATGTTAAACGTGTCATTTTTGCTTCCTCGGGCGGTACAATATATGGAATTCCCGAGATACTTCCGACCCCGGAGGATGCTTCTTGTTGGCCTTTGACGTCGTACGGAATCTCTAAGCTCTCGGTTGAGCGCTACCTTCACTTATACTCTTACCTCTACGGGATCGACTACCGAGTTGTGAGAATTGCAAATCCATTCGGGCCGTTCCAAGTAGCATCTAAAAATCAAGGTGTCATTGCGGCGTTCCTCCGTCGGATGCTTTCAGATCAACCGGTGGAAGTATGGGGCGACGGTAGCGTCGCGCGAGATTATGTTTATATCGAGGATGTTGCCGACGCGCTGGTTCTAGCCGCAAAGCACGTCGGTGAGGACAAAATATTCAATATTGGAAGCGGAGTCGCGCGTACTATCAATGAAGTCATCGAAAGTTTGGAAACTGTCACGGGCAGGCGATGTCGGGTGATCCGCCGCGAAGGGCGTATGGTTGATGTCCCTATCAGCGTACTTGACGTGGGCCGTGCGCGACAGTCGCTAAGATGGGAGCCGCAGACGCAGTTCGAAGAGGGGTTAGAGCGCACTTTCCGATGGCTCCTGCAGAAATAGTAGCCTCGGCAATAGAGGCATTGCAGCCTGTAACTTCACCAAGGGATGCTGGTGCCTTTGACCGTGCCGCATTTACGGTCTTACTGGTGCTGCGCTCATGGGGTTGAATGACCAGGCTTAGAGATTGCCACCCGGCTATCACGCGCTGGGCTCATTGACTTCGCGCC contains:
- a CDS encoding NAD-dependent epimerase/dehydratase family protein, which codes for MKGKVAGLKAFGRRQSFPEVLKDVDWFQGDFNDPSSLAAAIEGCDVVFHLVNATTPASANVDKVADVRLNVTGSLQMLEVCRAQNVKRVIFASSGGTIYGIPEILPTPEDASCWPLTSYGISKLSVERYLHLYSYLYGIDYRVVRIANPFGPFQVASKNQGVIAAFLRRMLSDQPVEVWGDGSVARDYVYIEDVADALVLAAKHVGEDKIFNIGSGVARTINEVIESLETVTGRRCRVIRREGRMVDVPISVLDVGRARQSLRWEPQTQFEEGLERTFRWLLQK